The genomic window TCAGGGTGAACCGGCTCCTCAAACCAACCAATATTCAGATGCTCAATCTTTTTAGCCAATTCCAATGCTTCTCTATAATTGTAAGCATGGTTGGAATCGATCATTAATTTCACATCATCACCCAGTGCTTCTTTAAGCAGATTTACATAATGCAAGTCCTTTTCAAGACCCAAACCTACTTTCATTTTTGCTGCTTTAAAGCCACTTCTTTTGTAGAATTCAGCTTCTTTTCTTAGATCATCATCCAAGGTTGGTGAATCTGTAAAGTAGAAGCCTGTAGCATATGGGTGAATTACTGGATTCTTTACGCCTCCAAGCAATACTGAAACAGGTTGGTTCAACACCTTCCCTTTACAATCCCAAATCGCTAAATCGATGGCTGAGATTGCCGCGTTAAAGATGCCACTTCTACCAAAATCAAGTGATCTTAGGTACATCACTTGCCAAATTTTTTCGTTTTCCAAAACGTTCTCGCCAATCACGAAAGGTTTGAAAAACTCTATCCCCTGCTTGATCATATCCGCAGGGCCATAACCTTCTCCCCATCCGTATGTTCCGTCTTCCAAGGTGATTTTCACCAAACAGATTTTACGTGAGGCGTAGTGCCACTGGGAAAAGAAAAACGGTGTTTCTAAGTCCTGTGACAATACAAAAGGTTGAATATCTATTATTTTCATTTTCTTATTTTTTAAGCATTCGCATACCCCAACACACAGATCGCAAAGATCAACACACCCAAACCACCTAATAATATCTTAAATGGTCCACTTGCATTCTTCCACTCTCCAGAACGGTAACCCCATACATTACTCACGATTAGAGAGATACCCAACATCATTGGCCAACCGACTACAGGGCCTAAATCGCCCATGGCTGCGGCTCCTTGACCGTATACTCCCAAGGCAGCAAACCAGAATAAACCAGCGGC from Flammeovirga yaeyamensis includes these protein-coding regions:
- a CDS encoding mandelate racemase/muconate lactonizing enzyme family protein; the encoded protein is MKIIDIQPFVLSQDLETPFFFSQWHYASRKICLVKITLEDGTYGWGEGYGPADMIKQGIEFFKPFVIGENVLENEKIWQVMYLRSLDFGRSGIFNAAISAIDLAIWDCKGKVLNQPVSVLLGGVKNPVIHPYATGFYFTDSPTLDDDLRKEAEFYKRSGFKAAKMKVGLGLEKDLHYVNLLKEALGDDVKLMIDSNHAYNYREALELAKKIEHLNIGWFEEPVHPEDYNGYKKLKENTTIPIAGGECEYHKHGFKRLFDNDCVDIAQPDIAATGGLTEAKRIAALASAYHKDIVPHSWGTWIAISAAVHFVGNLDKNPGRMYMDAPMIELDRTENPLRDDVTVPSIEVINGEIKVPNTPGLGVEVNEEFLEKYAIDSRKEFA